Below is a window of Acanthochromis polyacanthus isolate Apoly-LR-REF ecotype Palm Island chromosome 15, KAUST_Apoly_ChrSc, whole genome shotgun sequence DNA.
GTTCCACTAATCCAGGCCTTCTGTTCCAGAGTAGATGCACAGCTTCAAGTTCACTCCGTGACCAGAACAAATCTCTAAACAGGTGGAAGTTCACCACCTCAGCCTTCACATCCAGCAGCTAGCTGCATGAAGTTCTCCATTGGTTCTAACAGAACAAACCTCTATTGTTCTGTTTCCTACATGGAACTGCAATTTGTTCTGAGTTCATGTTGGAAACAGAAAGACTGAATTAATGGACCGTTCCTGTAAACATTCATATCTAGTTCCTACAGTGGAAATACATCCAACAAGTCCAGACTGGAGAGGGTctctgaaaaatattttcaagaactTTGTGTATTAGAACAGCTGCTGCTTTAGAACAAGTTGGCTGAATCAATCTGGAGGAACCTTTTAGTCACTTGTAAAATTTCTAGACATGAAGAAGTTCTGGAGATTTTTGAAATCTACACTGAGCCAAACAGCTGCTGGCTTCCGTCCTTAAGACGGTTCTTCACCGTGAAGCTGTGAAGAACGACGATGGAACAGATAAACGACAgattattcagaaaaaaaagttctcTCCATACCTTAAAAACACGAGAGCGCTGATCACTAAACCATCATGGTGGAACCAGCAGTTCAAACCACAGTTTGAGGACCCTCAACCTTTAACAGCTTCTGAACATCGGAGCTCAGTCTGAAGAAAGGAAATGATGCTCAGAGACATTCCAGAAGTTCAACAAAGATTTGACAAATTCATTCTTTAGCTGACAAAACAAGAAGCAGCCGCTGTTTTATTTGACAAGCAACATCAAGAAACAACAATGACGTTGAGGATGTTCTAAATTTCTCTCAGAGATACTTCATCAACATAAGCAGGAACTCTCTACAGGAACGTTTGACTTTTCTGCTTGAAAAACTTTGTTTAATAATCGACTTTCAACCGTTTTTATTCACAGCATCATTTTACATCGAAACAAAAGCCTCGTCCTGGTTTGGGAGCTTCAGGGAAACCGTCCTGGTCCGAGAAGAGTTTCAGTTCACAGACATCAAACGGATCTAAAAACAAACTCTGGAGAACAACAGGATCTAAACTAAACTAACCGGACCTTCAAACAGTAAACTACTCAGGAAATGTATCTTTGAACATCTTTGACATACAagtgactttaaaaaaagaaaagaaaagaagccaGACTGTCGTCGCACTGTCTGCTCAGCTTCTACTCAAAGTTAAAATCATACTCAAAGTCCAGGGAGGTCATGTCTGAGGGGAGGCCCAGGGTTTCTGGGGTGATCTCCGTCATCTGAGGGTCCTCCTCACTTGGGGCTCCTGCCTCCGACTCCAGGTGTGATCCAGAGCCATGATCAGACGTGTCCAACCCCTTTGAGTCTACACCTGCAGAATCCAAGTCCCCTGAAACCAGCTCAGGTTCTGGTTCGGactgattctgctgctgctgctgccgccgctgCCGGGTCTGGTACCTGGTTTGGGATCGGGTTTGTCGGGCTGCCCGGGGAGCAGGGGGGGTTTTCTTGCCTCTAGTTTTTGGGCCTGATTTGGATTCGAGCTCTGGAGCAATGTCAGGACAGGTCTCTGGCTGGGACTCGGTGTCCTGGTCCCGCCGGGGTTCAGACTGTGTTTGGACTGGAGGAGCCGGTTCAGACCGAGACTCAGTTTGAGGTGCAGGTTCATGATTGGCAGACTGGGTTGGTGGAGAGGTTTGGGCCTGTGATACAGGAGTCGAGGATCGGTTGAGATGTGAAGTCTTAGCCTCGGGCTGAGGTGGTGAAGTCGGCTCTGGTTGGGTGGTTTGTGAAGAGGTTTTGGGTGGAGCCACTGCAGGTGCTGAATCAGCGGTTGGTTGTAGGGACCAAACAGAGGCAATCTGAATGTTTGATTCTGTCTGGGTTTGTTGACTTGGTGGGTCATTTTTAGAGTCTGGTGGAGGTGTATGGACCTCAGCTTGAAGATGGGAGTCTGTAAGAGGCTGAGGTTGTGGTTGGGATTGTGCTTTTGGTGCTTGTGGGTCTGGAAGTGGACTTTTAGCAGCACTACTGTCAGCTCCAGAGTCTTTTGCTGGTTTGGTGAAGGAGGAGGGGCCTGAGTCGCCGATGCTGTTGTAGAAGATGTCGAATAATTCCTGGGCTTTGGCTGCAGCCAGATTACTCTTAAGTTTCTCTGACTTCTGAGCTCCTTCACTCAAGTTCATGAAGGGTGGAGGCTTGACGAAAACCGTACGAGTCTGCTCACTCTCTGGGACGCCGGGAGCTGCAACATCAGACACGATCTTTATCATGGCTGGTTGTGCAGGCGTATCCTTGGATGGTGCAGGTGGTGCGGTGGCAGCCTGGGTTGGCACAGGCTTAACTTCAGACAGTGCAGAATCGAGAGTAGCAGGTTTAGAAACAGGTGGAGCAGGATGACCTTTAACTGGCTCAAGACTTGACACCGATTGCGCAAGTTTAGACTCGGATGGTGTAGGCTTTGATTTGAGTGTGACTGGTTTAGAAACTGGTGGAGCAGGTTGAACCCCAGGTGGAGCAGGTTGAACTCCAGGTGGAGCAGGTTGGACCCCAGGTGGAGCACGTTGGACCCCAAGTGGAGCACGTTGGACCCCAAGTGGAGCACGTTGGACCCCAAGTGGAGCACGCTGGACCCCAGATGGAGCACGCTGGACCCCAGGTGGAGCAGGTTGGACCCCAGGTGGAGCACGCTGAACCCCAGGTGGAGCACGCTGGACCCCAGGTGGAGCACGCTGGACCCCAGGTGGAGCACGCTGGACCCCAGGTGGAGCAGGTTGGACCCCAGGTGGAGCAGGTTGGACCCCAGACGGAGCAGGTTTCGATGCTTTTGGTAGAGGTCCAACACCAAATGGCTCAGGTTTAGCAACTGGAGGAACTGTATTCCTTTCTAAGAGTGCATCCTGAGCATTTAGGGCCTTGGTCAGGGGATCAGGGAGGACGGGACCTTCTTTTGGAGGAGGACCAGGAAAACTCATATTTTGAGGTCTAATAGAGAGGAAAGTATTGAGAGGTGCAGGCTTACCAGCCATGGTTGTTTTTCTAAGAACTGAAGCAGGTGCAGGGAGGTTTGGCCGGATCCGTCCCCGGTTGGCGCTGTTCAGAGCCCAAGGAGGAGGTCCGCTTGGTTGGCCTCCCAGCTTTAGAGCGATCTCCTTAGCGACAGCCATCGACTTTGCAAAAGAATCCTCTGCCGTGGCTGCTTGCTCGTTAGCAGCTGCTTCATCCTCCTTGGTGAATTCAGCAGCGACTTTCGCTGCCTCCTTTGCCAGCTGGTTCTCCTTCTTTTTCCAGGTGAACTTTGCAAACGAAGTGGTTGTGGTCGTCGGTGCCGGTGTCAGTGCCGGTTTTCCAGATTCTAGGCTCTGCTTGCGGAGCTTTGCCCTCATGGCTGGACTGGGTCCGCAGAAGATTTTGGGAGGGTCGTACGGTTTCGGCGGGGGTTCAGGCTTGCTGACCTCCAGTTTCCCTGCTGGTGTATCCGGCTCTGGCTTTGTAAAACCCTCCCTCTCAGCCTTAGGCTTCCCTTCGTCTTGCTGCCTGTCGTATTTAAATCTGGCATCATAAGgttttccatatttatttctgtcctcACCGTCTCTTGGTCCATATTTGGGTCGGCCATCGTAACGGTCATCGTTGTATCGGCGGTGCCGATACCGatattcttcttctttgtcacCCCTATACTCATCATCCCCATCTCTCCTGCTGTATTTTCCCCTCTCATCTTCCTCTCTGTAGCGGTATTTTTCGTCCTTCTTGCTGTATTTATACTTGTCCTCCTCGTCTTTCTTGCTGTAAGGCTTGTCCTCATCCAGGGTCGTGTCCTCtttcttcatcctgtcctccacTTCCTCCTTTTTGGTCCTGGGTTTCTCCTTCTGAGTGCCGTCGTCCTCCTCCCTCTTTTTCTCCTTGTCCTTTTTATCCTTTTTGTGTTTGGACTTTTCCTCTTTGCCACCATTCTCGTCGTCGTCATGTTTGCGCTTCTTCATGCTCATCTCTGAGGCCAGTCCAGCCTGGCGGTCCAGGTTCCTCCTCTGCTCATAGAGTGGGTTCTCATACATTTGTTTCTGGTGAGGCAAGAATCAGAACACAGAGTAAAGAAAACATATGAACAACTAACCAATGCTGCCAATCTGCTGAGAAACAGCTTTCAATGCTACCAGTTCAGACGTTACCGTACCAATCATTCCCACACATACATGGTAAGGAACTCCTCCACCTTCTACCAACTCAGTATCCTGTTCTTCATTTACTGGAGGTGGAACCACAATTTAGTACTTAGACTCAAAACCCAAGTGCACCTGTGAAGGCTGGAGAGGAGGAATGAGTTAATGCACTTTTATTAATGGAAACCTGAGTTTGTCTCTGACCAGAATCATAGCTTTAAATTTTGAGTTTTGCTTCCACTCACTGCTTGGGTAAGTTTGGGCACCAGAAGGTCTCGGTTAAATGTCGACACCAAAACCACTTGCTTAGGTTCAGACATGAAAACGACTCAGTGACGCACTCAGTCAGTACGAATTATCCAAACTCTGTCACTGACGTTATCAGAGTTACTTCCTGTTTGAGTGATCAGAGCAGATGGTGAAGGTCTGAGGAGGTACCACAAGGTGGAGCTGGTTGGAGGGTCTGATGGCTCATTTAACGGAGCAGACTTCCTGTCCATACCTTGTACTTTTCATTGTGAGCGTGTGTCGTGACGTGTTCTTCTGCACAGATGGCGTCTCCATAAAACTCTCGACACAGCAGGCAGAAGAATCCTCTGACTGGCAACAGGAACTCAGAAcctgcagcaaaacacacagGGGACACTTTAGAGCTTCATATAGCGACAAAATAACCTGCCAATCATGTTTACCTGAGAGACGTCTCCATTTCCAGAACCTGTCAGGACAGGAGAAGGTTAGAGAGGAAGCGTTTACCCACAGTACACGAacaaaaagaagatgaagagctcAGAGGTGGTGTTTCAGAGCGGAGAAGTGTTGCAGCTGCTCAGCAGGAGTAAACCAGGTGTACTGACACACCTGCACCGAGTAGCTACTGCACTTTTCCAGGTGTTGCACAGGTACGTTACATTCACTGTCAGTCGAGGATGACACATGAAAACTAATGACAGGAGTGTCCTCTGCGGCTCTCCACCTTGTCAGtaggggtgtaacggtacaTGTATCCGTGCCAAAACGTTCGGTACAGGCCCGTTCGGTTCGGTACAGAGGTGTACTGCGGTACGAAAATTCTAAGACTATAAAGAATgtgcagaattgttttaattgcGAAACCTAAAACTTCGTAGTCCCCACAGTTGCGGTGGACCTTCTCTGGCTCACAGTAGCGCAGTATTGCAGAACTAAAAACAAGCAGGAGTTTCCAGGGAACCACAGGATGTGACGGATCGTTATTCTCCTGCTGGAGCTTCATGACTAATGCTAGCAACAACGAGAAGAAGCTGGAGCTGGAAGACGCTCCAGCGTCATTAAAATCACCCATTTGGGATCACTTTGGTTTCCCAGTGAAGTatgaaaaagtagaaaaacaagtgGACCAGACGAAAGCCGTATGCCGACACTGAAGCGGTCCTCAGCTCTGCATCCAGCAACACGTCAAACTTAGACACACATTAGAAAAAGCTCCATCCAAGTGTAGCTATCCCCACTGCTAGGAAAAAACAGAGTACTGTACAAACGATGCTCccaacatcatttcatcaaaccCTGCCTAGCATTTCAGAACGGGCTAAAGCAATAACCAAGTCCATGGTGTGTTCATAGCAGCAGATCTACGGCCATACTCCGTTGTTCAGAACTGAGGTTTTAAACTTCTGATGAAGGTCAGCTTACAGTAACTTTACATTGCTCTTTACTACAGATAAATGATTATattgggtattttttttaacctactAGTATATTTATGCTGGTAAACAAGAGCCTAACTAATGgtggtgttttttaaaaagcagttacattaaaatatatttcctatTTTAGGTGATAGAGCCCGTTATGAAGTTCTTTCTCATCCACAGTTCAGCCAGAAAGTCAGACCAGCTCTGAtatcagcaggtttttttttcatttttccccttAACTGAGAACCGAACCGTGGCTTCTGTACCGAACCGTGATTTTTGTGTACCGTTACACCCATACTGGTTAGCACTGTTTTCATTTAGACAATGAGAAACTGCAGATCCACCTGAAAGCAGAAGACGCTAACAACATTCAGCAGCTCAGAGGTCACATGACTGCAACGTGCTATGATTGGACGGTCTGGAGGTGTAGTCCGAGTACCTTTGGCTGGTTTGGTCAGCTTCTCTTCTGAAGGCACGCTCTTGGAGATTTTGTTGGGAGTGGAGGCCCAGGGTCGGTCGTAGGGGTCCAGAGTCTGCAACAGAAAGGAGCTGTAACGGAACAAACACCAGGAGGACGGGCCATGGAAGAACATTCCTGGAAAATTCCGCTACACATGGAGGTCAGAGCAGGTAGAAGACTCAACAAACCTTTCGATGTGTTTTGCTGTGCAAGTGCGTGAAAAAATCAAACATGGAACCAGAGGTGACGTTACAGTTTTTGCACCAGTGGTTTCCAGCGTCATAGTATTCAAATGGTTCAGGGGGCGGAGCCAAGGCAGCGGGCGGAGCCAAGGCAGCGGGCGGAGCCAAGGCAGCGGGCGGAAGCTTGTCCAGAGGCGTTCCTGATGGCAACGGAGCCACCGAGGTCTGCTGAAGGAAACAAAAACGGAGGAGGTCAACATGGCGGCAGGCGTCCACACGCCCAGGACTCACTCAGTTTTTAGCTCCACAAAATGTGAAAGTCAAAGTTTCTCACCTGCAATTGGCTCCAGCATCGAAGACGCGTCTGCAAGTCGCTTTTTAAACCGACAGTAATTTCCAAATCGAGTTCAAGTTTAACCAGATTTTCTGGAGTCACCTTAAACTTGTATCTGAGCATGATTAAAGCTTAAATTGACAGCACCGTCTGCTGGCTGGATGTCTTCAGTCATTTACTACATAAACCACAGTCTTCAGCCAAAATCAGGTTTGTATCTGATAAAAGCATCTCTCACAGTTACGACCAGCTGATAAGctacaaatctgtaaaatcagaGGTTCTCCAAAGAACTGCTGCTGTTCTCTTAGTTTATTCCAACCATTTCCTTTAAATCACCTGAATTTGTTAATAAAAGGTTTAATTAAATCATAAAACGTGCATTTTTGCAGAAATAATTAAGTTTGATTCACTGAATATCAGCAGCATCtaactgtggttttgtttatGAGAACTTGTGgggattagcttagcttaaacACTGCGTTCTGTCGCTGAAGCTTCAGGACTAAAACTACATCTCAGGAACTCGGCTGATCTCTCTGAACTCGTCATAGTCGGCCACAGATCAGGATCACGGTAAATTCTGTGAGTTTTAAAGTAATCAGCATTGACACAAACatttgacatgaaaataaacCCACAGGAAAAGCCTCCAGATGTTCTACTGAGGACCACGGTCCtcgtctctgtcatggtgctcctttCCTAGCTAAAAATATGCTAACAAACAGAATACAGAGTACAGCTAATCTCCAGTACATGAAGGACACTACCATGTTTAAAGATTCTCTAGAATCTGAAGCTGTCTCTTTGCTCTCTCGATGCACACGACCTGTCCAGTTCCACTTTGCCATTTCTTTGactgaaaatgtcagatttttaaaacagtAAAGTAGAACCAGCCCTCTTCCTGCTGAGCTAGAACATGGAACAGACCGACTGCTGGCATCAAACCTCTGAACATTTGAGCGAACGGCGACGCTTCGACCCGCTTCAGCCAATAAGATGAAAActaaaacactgcagcagaagagTTCGTGAACATCTAGAACGAGCCTGGTCATTGGTTTGATTGGTAGCTCAGTGGAAGCAGCTACCTCCTTTCTAAGCTGTAGGTGTTCGGGTCCACCACCAAGCCCTAGCTATGCTCTCTGACGGTAGCTCCTCCCCATTACCTGGCCTGCAGGTGTTTGTACCTTCGTGGTGGAGCTGCTGGGGTCTCCTCTCCGCTCGGGGCTCCTCTCCGCCTCCCGTTTGACCCTGGGCGACGGCTGGTCCTCTTCGGGCAGTCTGCTGGGCCGGCGAGGCCGGTCCGATGGGCTCACGCCGAGGATGAGCGCCACCTTGTCGATCTCGTTGCGTTTCTTCTCGGCGGCCTCGTGCTCCTTCCGTAGGTTGGAGATCTGAGCCATGACCTCCTCCTGCAGGTGGCTGATCTCCTGCAGCAGAGGGTCTTTGTGGCCGTCCTTCTCCCGACGCTTCTTCCTCAGCAGCTCACCTGCAGAACCAGGAAGGAAAACGACGACTCGGTTACTGAGTACCATAGAGATGTTCTGATCTGACCTCGCTCTGACCCCTGGTTCATTGCGCTGTTGGTGGTAGGACGCTGAGGAGACTAACTGTGGACAATCAGCACCATGATCAACCAATAAACAACAGATCACAGAGGACGTTCCTTCTGTTTCAGGCCACAGACTCCTGGTTGGTTCCTCAGACAGTTCTGATTCATCATGAGATCCAGGAACTGTGTTAGTTCCAGTCTGAGTTCctgttggaggtcattaacctcTTCATTAGCCTTTATCATGGTGCCTGTTGCCGCTAAACTCCCGCAATGCTCTCTACTTtaacctcctctggtctctacaagATTAAACAggacatcttagaaactcgctttcaaagcaaatagttactctggatggcatcacgttggcctccagtactactgtgaggaatcttggagttatttttgaccaggacatgtcctttaactcacacataaagcaagtctgtaggacttccttttttcacctgcgtaatattgtaaaaatcaggaacattctgtctcagagtgatgcagaaaaattagttcatgcttttgttacttccaggcttgactattgcaattccttattatcgggttgtccaaatagttctctgaaacatctacatctgatccaaaacactgcagccagagtactgacaggagggagagagagatatTTCTCCTGTACCggtttctcttcactggcttcctgttaaatccagaatagaatttaaaatccttcttctgacatataaagctcttagtaaccaatctccatcatatcttaaagatctgatagtaccttattatcctagtagaactcttcgctctcaagctgcaggcttacttgttgttcctagaatttctaaaagtagaatgggaggcagagccttcagttatcagctcctctcctgtggaacctgctcccagtttgggttctggaggcagacaccctctctatttttaagaccaggcttaaaacgttcctttttgacaaatcttatagttggggctgactgggtgacccacaggggttcggcttgtgtcttcattgcacagctgactccctcttggacgtcccttcgttctgcccctagtcatgctgctataggcctataggctgctgggggacttttcttgacgcactgagcccttctctatctacctttacatttaatatgtataccgttattgcagtacattcactctgtttccccctgtgctatttctccgagtgtccctggtcccagagctggatgcttcagatctgtggttgatgttccaccagctggtccagtctccaccatgtccactgtgggatgctgctgctgaccttcctccagccctctgcttccaactgctcatttccaccagtctactctgcatcaccctcactatacttgatctgttcttctacatactgtttgaattttactaccagctatatatgtagtagatttaatgccagagctgtacaccaGAACAGGAACCTAtggatcagtttacatgttagcttctactttgtatgtatcatcagtctgatcatacatggatccagctgtgtgttctatgttcctctctacctccttccagcagcagatgttccC
It encodes the following:
- the znf318 gene encoding zinc finger protein 318 isoform X1 produces the protein MYRGRPPPRGGYPPPFEGRGPPRPYPAPGYRDDRNRPRPPYHPGHHDHGPPDSHRRSPQRRRYPSPGHGGEYRVGGPPRERSVSPPILDHNLVITVGNELTTPGGSVPSHHHDRDYPPRPDYERSRSRGRNRSRGRSRPRSQDRSPGRSRAKSRGRSKSRPRSQSRSPDRNRAKSRGRSKSRPRSRSRGRSRGRSYSKAESHGRSKSRQRSRSRSRSKSRRRSSSSSSSSGRSGDLKKSSKGFKELQMARRRKELEEMLSQPTKSILKKRSEDSPSLRSCDTNMSHVAEQLLQAVKTTDPQAMASMLSELRSDPEMSRRAGLDAEIKEILSLLGVAGPAGKTPEKLADDIDDEEKFLYGDSEEPKPLLAPEPVRHHSLDLYGEVTEETLYGDYPSQKAAVGPAYGRLPGASTLLQAPPPTAEVDVRYRPALGPDQNVTVQVSDPAFPPGTEPLEESERQALEEYEKIQDLLKTIGLDLGVTEISKMAARTKERLHGSKPPPKTPTRRHRYSSGSSSGSRGRRRRSHSSSSSSSRSRSGGWSSDDDNRKSSAQPKAPKDDGDSQAAALPPPTADLPPPHQGIPIPTYPPSHGLMPPNFPPPPFGQYANFLPYVPQQWPPMYPPPNMNLPHHAAADFPPASPFKQTYSTEPGPGATGSAPDGLKGSSKSSRVSEEQNNESQKQKVLEEREKLKQEREIRMKKKEYLMKELERLRKQQGELLRKKRREKDGHKDPLLQEISHLQEEVMAQISNLRKEHEAAEKKRNEIDKVALILGVSPSDRPRRPSRLPEEDQPSPRVKREAERSPERRGDPSSSTTKQTSVAPLPSGTPLDKLPPAALAPPAALAPPAALAPPPEPFEYYDAGNHWCKNCNVTSGSMFDFFTHLHSKTHRKTLDPYDRPWASTPNKISKSVPSEEKLTKPAKGSEFLLPVRGFFCLLCREFYGDAICAEEHVTTHAHNEKYKKQMYENPLYEQRRNLDRQAGLASEMSMKKRKHDDDENGGKEEKSKHKKDKKDKEKKREEDDGTQKEKPRTKKEEVEDRMKKEDTTLDEDKPYSKKDEEDKYKYSKKDEKYRYREEDERGKYSRRDGDDEYRGDKEEEYRYRHRRYNDDRYDGRPKYGPRDGEDRNKYGKPYDARFKYDRQQDEGKPKAEREGFTKPEPDTPAGKLEVSKPEPPPKPYDPPKIFCGPSPAMRAKLRKQSLESGKPALTPAPTTTTTSFAKFTWKKKENQLAKEAAKVAAEFTKEDEAAANEQAATAEDSFAKSMAVAKEIALKLGGQPSGPPPWALNSANRGRIRPNLPAPASVLRKTTMAGKPAPLNTFLSIRPQNMSFPGPPPKEGPVLPDPLTKALNAQDALLERNTVPPVAKPEPFGVGPLPKASKPAPSGVQPAPPGVQPAPPGVQRAPPGVQRAPPGVQRAPPGVQRAPPGVQPAPPGVQRAPSGVQRAPLGVQRAPLGVQRAPLGVQRAPPGVQPAPPGVQPAPPGVQPAPPVSKPVTLKSKPTPSESKLAQSVSSLEPVKGHPAPPVSKPATLDSALSEVKPVPTQAATAPPAPSKDTPAQPAMIKIVSDVAAPGVPESEQTRTVFVKPPPFMNLSEGAQKSEKLKSNLAAAKAQELFDIFYNSIGDSGPSSFTKPAKDSGADSSAAKSPLPDPQAPKAQSQPQPQPLTDSHLQAEVHTPPPDSKNDPPSQQTQTESNIQIASVWSLQPTADSAPAVAPPKTSSQTTQPEPTSPPQPEAKTSHLNRSSTPVSQAQTSPPTQSANHEPAPQTESRSEPAPPVQTQSEPRRDQDTESQPETCPDIAPELESKSGPKTRGKKTPPAPRAARQTRSQTRYQTRQRRQQQQQNQSEPEPELVSGDLDSAGVDSKGLDTSDHGSGSHLESEAGAPSEEDPQMTEITPETLGLPSDMTSLDFEYDFNFE
- the znf318 gene encoding zinc finger protein 318 isoform X2 — its product is MYRGRPPPRGGYPPPFEGRGPPRPYPAPGYRDDRNRPRPPYHPGHHDHGPPDSHRRSPQRRRYPSPGHGGEYRVGGPPRERSVSPPILDHNLVITVGNELTTPGGSVPSHHHDRDYPPRPDYERSRSRGRNRSRGRSRPRSQDRSPGRSRAKSRGRSKSRPRSQSRSPDRNRAKSRGRSKSRPRSRSRGRSRGRSYSKAESHGRSKSRQRSRSRSRSKSRRRSSSSSSSSGRSGDLKKSSKGFKELQMARRRKELEEMLSQPTKSILKKRSEDSPSLRSCDTNMSHVAEQLLQAVKTTDPQAMASMLSELRSDPEMSRRAGLDAEIKEILSLLGVAGPAGKTPEKLADDIDDEEKFLYGDSEEPKPLLAPEPVRHHSLDLYGEVTEETLYGDYPSQKAAVGPAYGRLPGASTLLQAPPPTAEVDVRYRPALGPDQNVTVQVSDPAFPPGTEPLEESERQALEEYEKIQDLLKTIGLDLGVTEISKMAARTKERLHGSKPPPKTPTRRHRYSSGSSSGSRGRRRRSHSSSSSSSRSRSGGWSSDDDNRKSSAQPKAPKDDGDSQAAALPPPTADLPPPHQGIPIPTYPPSHGLMPPNFPPPPFGQYANFLPYVPQQWPPMYPPPNMNLPHHAAADFPPASPFKQTYSTEPGPGATGSAPDGLKGSSKSSRVSEEQNNESQKQKVLEEREKLKQEREIRMKKKEYLMKELERLRKQQGELLRKKRREKDGHKDPLLQEISHLQEEVMAQISNLRKEHEAAEKKRNEIDKVALILGVSPSDRPRRPSRLPEEDQPSPRVKREAERSPERRGDPSSSTTKTSVAPLPSGTPLDKLPPAALAPPAALAPPAALAPPPEPFEYYDAGNHWCKNCNVTSGSMFDFFTHLHSKTHRKTLDPYDRPWASTPNKISKSVPSEEKLTKPAKGSEFLLPVRGFFCLLCREFYGDAICAEEHVTTHAHNEKYKKQMYENPLYEQRRNLDRQAGLASEMSMKKRKHDDDENGGKEEKSKHKKDKKDKEKKREEDDGTQKEKPRTKKEEVEDRMKKEDTTLDEDKPYSKKDEEDKYKYSKKDEKYRYREEDERGKYSRRDGDDEYRGDKEEEYRYRHRRYNDDRYDGRPKYGPRDGEDRNKYGKPYDARFKYDRQQDEGKPKAEREGFTKPEPDTPAGKLEVSKPEPPPKPYDPPKIFCGPSPAMRAKLRKQSLESGKPALTPAPTTTTTSFAKFTWKKKENQLAKEAAKVAAEFTKEDEAAANEQAATAEDSFAKSMAVAKEIALKLGGQPSGPPPWALNSANRGRIRPNLPAPASVLRKTTMAGKPAPLNTFLSIRPQNMSFPGPPPKEGPVLPDPLTKALNAQDALLERNTVPPVAKPEPFGVGPLPKASKPAPSGVQPAPPGVQPAPPGVQRAPPGVQRAPPGVQRAPPGVQRAPPGVQPAPPGVQRAPSGVQRAPLGVQRAPLGVQRAPLGVQRAPPGVQPAPPGVQPAPPGVQPAPPVSKPVTLKSKPTPSESKLAQSVSSLEPVKGHPAPPVSKPATLDSALSEVKPVPTQAATAPPAPSKDTPAQPAMIKIVSDVAAPGVPESEQTRTVFVKPPPFMNLSEGAQKSEKLKSNLAAAKAQELFDIFYNSIGDSGPSSFTKPAKDSGADSSAAKSPLPDPQAPKAQSQPQPQPLTDSHLQAEVHTPPPDSKNDPPSQQTQTESNIQIASVWSLQPTADSAPAVAPPKTSSQTTQPEPTSPPQPEAKTSHLNRSSTPVSQAQTSPPTQSANHEPAPQTESRSEPAPPVQTQSEPRRDQDTESQPETCPDIAPELESKSGPKTRGKKTPPAPRAARQTRSQTRYQTRQRRQQQQQNQSEPEPELVSGDLDSAGVDSKGLDTSDHGSGSHLESEAGAPSEEDPQMTEITPETLGLPSDMTSLDFEYDFNFE